A window of the Bacteroides thetaiotaomicron VPI-5482 genome harbors these coding sequences:
- a CDS encoding DUF4832 domain-containing protein, whose translation MKRNWIGSSMIVALFALLASGCGHSQRTLEFRGICVDDPQGENGLYNPGRGFRLETAVDVLHEKDTPTEELNELSAKYVADSVSLSQSYFYLTYLIGKELSEENFRTMQAYFDELQKQGKKAVLRFAYERDFMGRSPVGPTGEQILAHLDQLKPFLEKNKDLILVVQAGMIGAWGEWHSSVQGLENSEETKAAVLEKLLSVVPAERNVQVRLPEFKNLLKDKPELYKRLSFHDDFIVIRPDRWDADMHEGTPKFDQIVAESPYLVVDGELPWGFWSVGADPDSPSAGWIIDGMQAARRLFLQHYTSLSIIHNYKEQHPNNRFDENNPPEYSMVVWKKTMITEDSLLQHHMPVSDSYFRKKDGTKVKRNMFDYIRDHLGYRIELQSLQLPSKFVSGKENVLKLSLKNRGFATVFGEHPVYFVLIDDAGEVTEFPTDANPKNWQPFEPKDSAYTSLMHTVDVSLELPASVTAGTYKLGLWIPDGSDRLRYNPRYAIHCANGDTDWWISKDGKYGVNVLTAVEVE comes from the coding sequence ATGAAAAGGAATTGGATAGGTAGCAGCATGATAGTTGCACTCTTTGCTTTATTGGCAAGCGGATGCGGTCATAGTCAACGGACGCTGGAGTTTCGTGGAATCTGTGTAGATGACCCGCAGGGAGAAAATGGATTATATAACCCGGGCAGGGGATTCCGGCTGGAAACCGCGGTGGATGTGCTGCACGAAAAAGACACTCCTACCGAAGAACTGAATGAATTGTCTGCTAAATATGTAGCAGATAGTGTTTCACTCTCACAGAGCTACTTTTATCTGACTTATTTAATAGGTAAAGAACTGTCTGAAGAAAACTTCCGGACCATGCAGGCATATTTTGATGAACTGCAAAAGCAAGGAAAAAAGGCCGTACTGCGCTTTGCCTACGAACGCGACTTTATGGGACGGTCGCCTGTCGGTCCTACCGGCGAACAGATACTGGCGCACTTGGATCAATTAAAACCTTTCCTGGAGAAAAATAAAGACCTGATTCTGGTCGTACAAGCCGGAATGATTGGCGCGTGGGGCGAATGGCACAGTTCGGTTCAGGGACTGGAAAACTCGGAAGAAACAAAGGCTGCCGTATTGGAAAAACTGCTTTCTGTGGTTCCTGCGGAGAGAAATGTACAAGTCAGACTCCCGGAATTTAAGAACCTGCTGAAAGATAAACCGGAACTTTATAAGAGACTTTCTTTCCATGATGACTTCATTGTCATACGCCCCGACAGATGGGATGCCGATATGCACGAAGGGACACCGAAGTTCGATCAGATAGTGGCGGAATCTCCTTACCTCGTAGTAGACGGTGAACTGCCCTGGGGATTCTGGAGCGTGGGCGCTGATCCGGACAGTCCTTCTGCCGGATGGATTATTGACGGTATGCAGGCGGCGAGACGTTTATTCCTCCAGCATTATACTTCGCTAAGTATCATACATAATTATAAGGAGCAACATCCCAACAACCGGTTTGACGAGAATAATCCGCCCGAATATTCCATGGTGGTCTGGAAGAAAACGATGATAACGGAAGACTCCCTTCTCCAGCATCATATGCCGGTGTCCGACAGTTACTTCCGGAAGAAAGACGGAACGAAGGTAAAACGCAATATGTTCGATTATATACGTGATCATCTGGGTTACCGGATTGAGCTTCAATCACTTCAGCTTCCCTCCAAATTCGTGAGTGGAAAGGAGAACGTCTTGAAACTGAGCTTGAAGAACAGAGGTTTTGCCACCGTATTTGGTGAACATCCTGTTTATTTTGTATTGATTGATGATGCAGGAGAGGTTACGGAATTTCCGACCGATGCCAATCCAAAGAACTGGCAACCGTTCGAACCAAAGGATTCTGCTTATACTTCGCTGATGCATACAGTGGATGTATCTCTTGAACTCCCTGCCTCGGTGACTGCCGGAACTTATAAGTTAGGTCTGTGGATACCGGACGGATCGGACAGACTCAGATATAATCCTCGTTATGCCATCCATTGTGCCAATGGGGATACGGACTGGTGGATTTCTAAGGATGGAAAGTATGGCGTGAATGTATTGACTGCGGTTGAAGTGGAATAA
- a CDS encoding DUF2264 domain-containing protein encodes MKRLHWILLLMILLIPTESISAKKKTEKSDREIWCDVMYRMAAPVLSNMSEGLLKQNMLVELSPTWDGRNQNVTYMECFGRLMAGLAPWLSLPDDETPEGLQRKQLREWALKSYANAVDPASPDYLLWRQENQTLVDAAFLAESFLRSYDALWMPLDSITKQRYIAEFTDLRRVDPSYSNWLLFSATVESFLRKAGAPSDTYRISSSLRKIEEWYVGDGWYSDGPRFAFDYYNSFVIHPMYIEALEIITEAGKREKIGNMPGCNFHEAIRRAQRFGVILERLISPEGTLPVFGRSITYRTGSLQTLALLAWRNWLPEELSNGQVRAAMTAVIQRMFGDGRNFNTAGFLTLGFNGSQPGISDYYTNNGSLYMASLAFLPLGLSADDPFWTDASQSWTSKKAWEGEEFPKDHSYHKE; translated from the coding sequence ATGAAAAGACTTCATTGGATCTTACTATTAATGATTCTGCTGATCCCGACAGAAAGTATCAGTGCCAAAAAGAAAACAGAGAAAAGTGACAGAGAAATCTGGTGCGACGTAATGTACCGGATGGCTGCTCCTGTATTAAGCAACATGAGCGAAGGTCTGCTGAAACAGAATATGCTCGTAGAATTAAGTCCGACATGGGACGGGCGCAATCAGAACGTCACTTATATGGAATGCTTCGGTCGTCTAATGGCGGGACTGGCACCGTGGCTGTCATTGCCCGACGATGAAACTCCGGAAGGACTCCAACGCAAACAACTGCGGGAATGGGCATTGAAAAGCTATGCTAACGCGGTAGATCCCGCTTCCCCCGATTATCTGTTATGGCGTCAGGAGAATCAGACCTTGGTGGATGCCGCCTTCCTGGCAGAAAGTTTCCTGAGAAGTTATGATGCCTTATGGATGCCATTGGACAGCATCACCAAGCAGCGGTATATCGCCGAATTTACGGATCTCAGACGGGTCGATCCTTCCTATAGCAACTGGCTGTTGTTCAGCGCCACCGTCGAGTCCTTCCTTCGGAAAGCTGGTGCGCCCAGTGACACTTACCGCATCAGTTCCTCTCTGCGCAAGATAGAAGAATGGTATGTAGGTGACGGCTGGTATTCGGACGGACCTCGTTTCGCATTCGATTATTACAATAGCTTCGTCATACATCCTATGTATATAGAAGCACTGGAGATAATCACCGAAGCCGGCAAACGTGAGAAGATAGGAAATATGCCCGGCTGCAACTTCCATGAAGCGATCAGACGTGCCCAACGATTCGGAGTAATCCTCGAACGCCTCATCTCTCCGGAAGGTACGCTACCTGTTTTCGGACGTTCTATCACTTACCGTACCGGCTCTTTGCAGACATTAGCGCTGCTTGCGTGGCGCAACTGGCTTCCCGAAGAATTATCAAACGGACAGGTACGCGCAGCCATGACGGCTGTCATCCAACGTATGTTCGGAGACGGCCGCAACTTCAATACAGCAGGCTTTCTGACACTGGGATTCAACGGTTCCCAGCCCGGTATCTCCGATTATTACACTAATAACGGCAGCTTGTATATGGCATCGCTTGCTTTCCTCCCGCTAGGTCTGTCTGCCGATGATCCCTTTTGGACGGATGCTTCACAATCCTGGACTTCGAAAAAAGCATGGGAAGGAGAAGAGTTTCCGAAAGATCATTCTTATCATAAAGAATAA
- a CDS encoding alkaline phosphatase: MNKQTFLTLLATFALLFSFTFSCHAKGKDKAKHVVFIGLDGWGAYSLPKADMPNVKKLMEDGAYTLKKRSALPSSSAINWASMFMGAGPELHGYTEWGSKTPELPSRVLNKNGIFPTVFQLLRDARPEAEIGCLYEWEGIKYLVDTLSLSYHYHVADCNKTPKELGNMASSYIKEKHPALVAICYDGPDHTGHTAGHDTPEYYEKLKELDVYVGQIVQAVKDAGMLDDTIFILTSDHGGIDKGHGGKTMQEMETAFIISGKNIKKGLRFDDVSMMQYDVASTIARIFHLEQPQVWIGRPMEIVFK, encoded by the coding sequence ATGAATAAACAAACCTTTTTAACACTACTTGCTACATTCGCACTCCTCTTCAGTTTCACTTTCTCCTGCCATGCCAAAGGAAAAGACAAAGCTAAACATGTTGTTTTCATCGGTTTGGACGGCTGGGGAGCCTACAGCCTTCCCAAAGCAGATATGCCGAACGTAAAGAAACTGATGGAGGACGGAGCTTACACACTGAAAAAGCGTTCTGCCCTCCCCTCTTCCAGTGCCATCAACTGGGCATCCATGTTCATGGGAGCGGGACCGGAACTTCACGGATACACCGAATGGGGATCTAAAACACCGGAACTTCCCTCACGTGTATTAAATAAGAATGGTATCTTCCCTACTGTTTTCCAATTACTGCGCGATGCCCGCCCGGAAGCGGAAATCGGCTGCCTGTATGAATGGGAAGGAATTAAATATTTAGTAGATACGCTGTCTTTAAGTTATCACTATCATGTTGCCGACTGCAACAAGACTCCGAAAGAACTGGGCAATATGGCTTCTTCTTATATTAAGGAGAAACACCCCGCTCTTGTTGCCATCTGCTACGACGGCCCCGACCACACCGGACACACTGCCGGACACGACACACCGGAATATTATGAGAAACTTAAAGAACTGGATGTGTATGTCGGCCAAATCGTTCAGGCGGTAAAAGACGCGGGAATGCTGGATGATACCATTTTCATATTAACTTCCGACCATGGAGGTATCGATAAAGGTCATGGCGGAAAAACAATGCAAGAAATGGAAACTGCTTTCATCATATCCGGCAAGAATATTAAGAAAGGACTCCGGTTTGACGATGTAAGCATGATGCAATACGATGTGGCGTCCACTATCGCCCGCATCTTTCATTTAGAACAACCACAAGTTTGGATAGGTAGACCCATGGAGATTGTTTTCAAATAA
- a CDS encoding SusC/RagA family TonB-linked outer membrane protein — protein sequence MRRKIYFLLFFFLCLTSIPLAAQDIEIKGMVTEATTNEPLPGVTVRVKGKDTGTVTDMDGKYSIKANKGNILIFSTIGMKQIEKAVTSGTPINVSMEEDNIALEQVVVIGYGTVKKSHLSGAVGSVSAKELNGQVASNAATALQGKIPGVSVASSSGDPNGSMTINVRGISSLSNNNPLYVVDGAFGDISMVDPNDISSIEVLKDAAAAAIYGSRAAGGVVLITTKSGRKDMPTKLDVNFFTGVSQTPKTLKVFNGEEYSRFARYYKLAGDGYGAENGATPFIGEGTDWQDVMLRTAMTYKANATISGGSKNGSYSSSVSYLNKEGILRNTDHESYNIRLKSDYSFFDNRLTIGESMIVNLTKGSGYIHQDTMFDIFQFPSVVPVYDPTNAGGWGTSNDINLPNPLAEMTVNDERTETTKIFLNAYLQAEIIKGLKYKLNVGIRKEHTKWRYYKDVYDLGTFGKNDKPDLEEKSSTWESWVLENTLNYDRTFGKHNLSLLAGYSAQKDKSYSLYGKNGDMPQFIETMPGNVDPSNLKASSSLNELALVSLFGRVMYSFDDRYLFSASIRRDGSSRFRSGHQYGAFPSASIGWNINREKFFKPLENVFDQLKLRFSYGKLGNQEMTSYYPTQSVVSDGMNYVMNNSPWFGSMPYVQAISPANLTWENTETYNIGLDVSLLNGRLTLTADAYVKNTNDVLLPIPSTASTGISGNSIQNAGQVRNKGFELAVNYRGAIKEKFNYYIGANIAADKNEVTKITLGGQNLMISGYSAHGAGGRGINMFAEGHPMSYFNLIETDGLFRSAEEIANYKNKDGELIQPAAQVGDVRYKDWNGDGKINTDDQHDVGSPFPDFTFGIRLGGEWNNFDFNLFFDGMVGNKIYNYPRYRLESGNFNGNMSTVLANSWRPDNQNTDIPRFSKTDGADNKWAYTDRWLEDGSYIRLKTLDIGYTLPKVLTKKIKLENVRIYTSMENLFTLTKYSGYTPDLGESSVAGVAYNVFSRGIDQGRYPLPRTISFGIQVNL from the coding sequence ATGAGAAGAAAAATTTATTTTCTACTATTCTTTTTTCTTTGCCTGACTAGCATTCCACTGGCAGCCCAGGATATTGAAATAAAAGGAATGGTAACAGAAGCTACAACAAATGAACCCTTACCAGGAGTCACAGTCAGAGTGAAAGGTAAAGACACCGGCACAGTAACAGACATGGATGGTAAATACTCCATCAAAGCGAATAAAGGGAATATACTGATATTCTCAACAATAGGTATGAAACAAATAGAAAAAGCTGTCACGTCCGGAACTCCAATCAATGTATCTATGGAAGAAGATAATATCGCTCTGGAACAAGTAGTAGTGATTGGTTATGGTACAGTGAAGAAGAGTCATCTTTCGGGGGCTGTAGGTTCGGTTAGTGCAAAAGAACTTAACGGTCAGGTTGCTTCTAACGCAGCCACAGCCCTACAAGGGAAAATACCCGGAGTATCAGTAGCCAGTTCCAGTGGTGATCCCAATGGAAGTATGACGATCAATGTACGTGGTATCAGTTCTTTATCCAACAACAATCCACTTTATGTAGTAGACGGAGCATTTGGAGATATCAGTATGGTCGATCCTAACGATATTTCCTCTATCGAAGTTTTAAAAGATGCTGCCGCGGCAGCAATCTACGGTTCACGTGCAGCAGGTGGTGTTGTACTGATTACCACTAAAAGCGGTCGTAAAGACATGCCGACTAAATTAGATGTCAATTTCTTCACAGGAGTCAGCCAGACTCCCAAAACACTGAAAGTTTTTAATGGAGAAGAATACAGCCGCTTCGCACGCTACTACAAATTAGCAGGCGACGGTTATGGTGCAGAAAATGGAGCTACCCCTTTCATTGGAGAAGGCACAGACTGGCAAGACGTAATGCTGCGTACTGCCATGACTTATAAAGCCAATGCTACCATCAGCGGCGGTTCCAAAAACGGTTCTTACAGTTCGTCAGTCAGCTACCTTAATAAAGAAGGGATACTGCGCAACACTGATCATGAATCTTATAATATCCGTTTGAAAAGCGATTATTCATTCTTCGACAATCGCTTGACAATAGGTGAATCTATGATTGTAAATCTGACAAAAGGTAGTGGATACATTCATCAGGATACCATGTTCGATATCTTTCAGTTCCCGTCAGTAGTACCGGTATACGATCCTACAAACGCAGGAGGCTGGGGTACTTCCAATGACATCAATTTACCGAATCCATTGGCTGAAATGACAGTCAACGACGAACGGACAGAAACAACCAAGATTTTCCTCAATGCTTATTTACAGGCTGAAATCATCAAAGGACTAAAGTACAAACTCAATGTAGGTATCAGAAAAGAGCATACTAAGTGGCGTTATTACAAGGATGTATACGATTTAGGAACATTCGGTAAAAACGACAAGCCCGACCTTGAAGAAAAATCGTCAACATGGGAATCATGGGTATTAGAAAACACCCTGAATTATGACCGTACATTCGGCAAACACAATTTGTCACTCCTTGCCGGATACTCTGCCCAGAAAGACAAAAGTTACAGCCTTTATGGTAAAAATGGAGATATGCCCCAGTTCATTGAAACAATGCCGGGCAATGTAGATCCTTCCAACCTGAAAGCATCCAGTTCGCTGAATGAACTTGCATTGGTATCTCTGTTCGGACGTGTCATGTATTCCTTTGACGACCGTTATTTATTCTCGGCATCTATTCGCCGTGACGGTTCTTCACGTTTCAGAAGTGGACATCAATATGGTGCATTCCCTTCTGCTTCTATTGGATGGAACATCAACCGCGAAAAATTCTTTAAACCTTTAGAGAATGTATTCGATCAGTTGAAGCTGCGTTTTAGTTATGGTAAACTCGGTAATCAGGAGATGACCAGCTACTATCCGACACAAAGTGTAGTATCGGACGGCATGAACTATGTGATGAATAATTCGCCTTGGTTTGGTTCTATGCCATATGTGCAGGCAATCTCACCCGCCAATTTAACATGGGAAAATACGGAGACCTATAACATCGGTTTAGATGTCAGTCTGCTAAACGGACGATTGACGCTTACTGCTGATGCTTACGTTAAGAATACAAATGATGTGCTATTACCTATTCCTTCTACCGCATCTACCGGTATCAGCGGAAACTCTATTCAGAATGCGGGACAAGTACGGAACAAAGGATTCGAACTTGCGGTCAACTATCGCGGTGCCATCAAGGAAAAGTTCAACTATTACATCGGTGCCAATATCGCAGCCGACAAGAATGAAGTGACCAAAATAACATTAGGCGGACAAAACCTGATGATCTCCGGATACAGCGCACACGGTGCCGGTGGTCGCGGTATCAATATGTTTGCAGAAGGGCATCCGATGTCATATTTCAACCTGATCGAAACAGACGGATTATTCCGCTCGGCAGAAGAGATCGCTAATTATAAAAACAAAGACGGTGAACTCATCCAGCCCGCTGCACAAGTTGGTGATGTCCGCTACAAAGACTGGAACGGTGACGGCAAAATAAACACAGATGACCAGCATGACGTAGGAAGTCCGTTCCCCGATTTCACTTTTGGCATAAGACTCGGCGGCGAATGGAACAACTTCGACTTTAACCTTTTCTTTGACGGAATGGTAGGCAACAAGATATATAATTATCCCCGTTATCGCCTGGAATCAGGAAACTTCAACGGAAACATGAGTACCGTATTGGCCAATTCATGGAGACCGGACAATCAGAACACTGATATTCCTCGTTTCTCTAAGACTGACGGTGCAGACAACAAATGGGCATACACCGACAGATGGCTGGAAGACGGCTCGTACATACGTTTGAAAACATTGGACATTGGCTATACATTACCCAAAGTTCTGACAAAGAAAATCAAACTTGAAAACGTAAGAATATACACTTCAATGGAGAACCTGTTCACATTGACCAAATATTCCGGCTATACCCCCGACCTGGGTGAAAGTTCTGTCGCAGGTGTTGCTTACAATGTATTCTCAAGAGGTATCGACCAGGGACGCTATCCATTGCCCCGTACTATTTCTTTCGGAATACAAGTCAACCTGTAA